Proteins encoded together in one Streptomyces umbrinus window:
- a CDS encoding MBL fold metallo-hydrolase yields the protein MTTPTTRVTRFDRGRWAEAGAETVRPGVHRIPLPLPDDGLRAVNVYALEGLTEGVVLIDGGWSIPESRRALEDALGGLGHDLGAISHVLVTHIHRDHYTQAVELRRLLGSRVYLGSGERRGLELLGELRTDQPVGSLRTLHRAGAHELAERIAAMDHGGFDPSVWEAPDRWLESEELRFGEARLTVVPTPGHTRGHVVYLDRARGLLFSGDHVLPHITPSIGFELGGGTLPLGDYLASLRLMTTLSDARLLPAHGPVGDSVHARVGELLAHHDDRLTETLTVLGDRTLNAHAVAGELGWTRRKVAFADLTPFNQMLAVSETAAHLDVLVADGRARRTEEDGVDLYAVVTATA from the coding sequence ATGACCACCCCCACGACCCGTGTCACCCGCTTCGACCGCGGCAGGTGGGCCGAGGCAGGAGCCGAGACCGTACGTCCCGGCGTCCACCGCATCCCGCTGCCGCTGCCGGACGACGGACTGCGGGCCGTCAACGTCTACGCCCTCGAAGGGCTGACGGAAGGGGTGGTCCTGATCGACGGGGGATGGTCGATCCCCGAGTCCCGCAGGGCACTTGAGGACGCGCTGGGCGGGCTCGGTCACGACCTCGGCGCGATCAGCCACGTCCTGGTCACCCACATCCACCGTGACCACTACACCCAGGCCGTCGAACTGCGCAGACTGCTCGGCTCCCGGGTCTACCTGGGCTCCGGCGAGCGCCGCGGCCTGGAACTGCTCGGGGAACTGCGTACGGACCAGCCGGTCGGCTCACTTCGGACGCTTCACCGGGCCGGTGCCCACGAACTCGCCGAGCGCATCGCCGCGATGGACCACGGCGGCTTCGACCCGAGCGTGTGGGAGGCACCGGACCGCTGGCTGGAAAGCGAGGAACTCCGGTTCGGGGAAGCAAGGTTGACGGTCGTCCCCACTCCCGGCCACACCCGCGGACATGTCGTCTACCTCGACCGGGCCCGGGGCCTGCTGTTCTCCGGGGACCACGTGCTGCCGCACATCACGCCCTCCATCGGCTTCGAACTCGGCGGCGGCACACTGCCGTTGGGCGACTACCTCGCCTCGCTGCGGCTGATGACCACCCTCTCCGACGCCCGGCTGCTGCCCGCGCACGGCCCGGTCGGCGACAGCGTCCACGCACGCGTCGGCGAACTGCTGGCCCACCACGACGACCGGCTCACCGAGACGCTCACGGTTCTCGGCGACCGTACGCTCAACGCCCATGCCGTGGCGGGGGAGTTGGGCTGGACCCGGCGCAAGGTGGCCTTCGCCGACCTCACCCCGTTCAACCAGATGCTCGCCGTCAGCGAGACCGCGGCACACCTGGACGTCCTGGTGGCCGACGGCCGTGCGCGCCGCACGGAGGAGGACGGCGTCGACCTGTACGCCGTCGTCACCGCCACTGCCTAG
- a CDS encoding SDR family NAD(P)-dependent oxidoreductase — MEARLAGKVSLVTGATGGIGEAVVRRLAAEGAAVVVTDVDADRCAKLAEEVGGGAVGLALDVTDESAWEAVVTRATAELGGLSVLVNNAGIAAMGTVETETQETWDRVIGVTQTGVWLGMKHGGPAIERSGGGSIVNVASIFGTVGGFGAQFSYHAAKGAVRLMTKNAALHWAKRGVRVNSLHPGFIETPRSRELWRDTPRLAAMLDGTPLGRLGTPEEVAATVAFLASDDASFMTGSELYVDGGWTAR, encoded by the coding sequence ATGGAAGCGAGACTGGCCGGCAAGGTGTCGCTGGTGACCGGCGCGACCGGAGGCATCGGCGAAGCGGTCGTACGGCGGCTCGCGGCCGAGGGCGCCGCGGTGGTGGTGACCGATGTCGACGCGGACCGCTGCGCGAAACTCGCCGAGGAGGTCGGGGGCGGTGCCGTGGGCCTGGCCCTGGACGTCACCGACGAGTCGGCCTGGGAGGCGGTCGTCACCCGCGCGACCGCCGAGCTGGGCGGTCTGTCCGTGCTGGTCAACAACGCCGGCATCGCCGCGATGGGCACGGTGGAGACGGAGACCCAGGAGACCTGGGACCGGGTCATCGGCGTGACCCAGACCGGCGTCTGGCTCGGCATGAAGCACGGCGGCCCGGCCATCGAGCGCTCCGGCGGCGGCTCGATCGTCAACGTCGCGTCGATCTTCGGCACGGTCGGCGGCTTCGGTGCCCAGTTCTCGTATCACGCGGCCAAAGGGGCCGTACGTCTGATGACGAAGAACGCCGCGCTGCACTGGGCGAAGCGCGGCGTACGGGTCAACTCCCTGCATCCGGGCTTCATCGAGACGCCCCGCTCCCGTGAACTGTGGCGCGACACGCCCCGGTTGGCCGCCATGCTCGACGGCACCCCGCTCGGCCGCCTCGGCACACCCGAGGAGGTGGCGGCTACCGTCGCGTTCCTCGCCTCCGACGACGCGAGCTTCATGACCGGCTCGGAGCTGTATGTCGACGGGGGCTGGACGGCGCGATGA
- a CDS encoding aldehyde dehydrogenase family protein — translation MGTGGGGMTTVESRSVLRVPNPTTGELNATLPAATAEDVAKAAEQARQVFDSGVWSRLPVRERSAVLLRLAGLMERDAELLARLDSEDAGKPISECRTGDVPGAIESIRWFAEAADKVFGRVAPTGSDSLGLTIREPIGVVAAILPWNYPLAMTAWKVGPALAAGNSLLVKPAEATPRSALHLAGLAAEAGLPDGVLTVLPGYGPVTGTALARSPLVGALSFTGSTATGRRILKDAAETNFKRVSLEMGGKSPQVLMADALAYGDDLIDGMIEAAFLTMGQNCTAGSRILVHRSIADDVLARFTVAARELVIGDPADPRTHIGPLIDRAAFDRVAGAVEAARADGAHIHTAGLPDGLPPRGAYYPPTVVTHAPEDSDVLTKELFGPVVTLQTFASETEAIALANATAYGLAASVWTRDLDAALRLARGIQAGVVSVNSYSEGDITTPFGGWKESGFGGAEKSTNAFEQWTRVKTIWIRSR, via the coding sequence ATGGGAACTGGTGGAGGAGGCATGACCACAGTGGAGAGCCGGTCCGTACTGCGCGTTCCCAACCCCACGACGGGGGAGCTGAACGCCACGCTCCCCGCCGCGACGGCCGAGGACGTCGCCAAGGCCGCGGAGCAGGCCCGACAGGTCTTCGATTCGGGAGTCTGGTCGCGGTTGCCGGTCCGCGAGCGGAGCGCGGTGCTGCTGCGGCTGGCCGGTCTGATGGAACGCGACGCCGAACTGCTGGCCCGGCTGGACAGCGAGGACGCGGGCAAGCCGATCTCCGAGTGCCGGACGGGTGACGTACCCGGCGCGATCGAGTCGATCCGCTGGTTCGCCGAAGCGGCCGACAAGGTCTTCGGCCGCGTGGCCCCGACCGGGTCCGACAGCCTCGGCCTGACGATCCGGGAGCCCATCGGGGTGGTCGCGGCGATCCTGCCGTGGAACTACCCGCTGGCCATGACCGCGTGGAAGGTCGGGCCCGCGCTGGCCGCGGGAAACAGCCTCCTGGTCAAGCCCGCCGAGGCGACACCGCGTTCGGCACTCCACCTGGCCGGTCTCGCCGCCGAGGCCGGCCTCCCGGACGGCGTCCTCACGGTCCTGCCCGGATACGGCCCGGTCACCGGGACCGCCCTGGCCCGCAGCCCTCTCGTCGGAGCGCTGTCCTTCACCGGGTCCACCGCCACCGGGCGGCGGATCCTCAAGGACGCGGCCGAGACCAACTTCAAGCGCGTCTCGCTGGAGATGGGCGGCAAGAGCCCCCAGGTGCTGATGGCCGACGCCCTCGCCTACGGGGACGACCTCATCGACGGCATGATCGAGGCCGCGTTCCTGACGATGGGCCAGAACTGCACGGCGGGCTCCCGCATCCTGGTCCATCGGAGCATCGCCGACGACGTCCTGGCCCGGTTCACCGTCGCCGCGAGGGAGCTGGTCATCGGCGACCCGGCCGACCCACGAACGCACATCGGCCCGCTCATCGACCGCGCCGCTTTCGACAGGGTCGCGGGAGCCGTGGAGGCCGCCCGCGCCGACGGAGCCCACATCCACACCGCCGGCCTGCCCGACGGTCTGCCGCCGCGCGGCGCCTACTACCCGCCGACCGTCGTCACCCACGCCCCCGAAGACAGCGACGTCCTCACCAAGGAGCTGTTCGGGCCGGTCGTGACGCTGCAGACCTTCGCCTCGGAGACCGAGGCGATCGCCCTGGCCAACGCCACCGCGTACGGTCTCGCGGCCTCCGTGTGGACCCGAGACCTCGACGCCGCCCTCCGCCTGGCCCGCGGCATCCAGGCCGGGGTCGTCTCGGTCAACTCCTACAGCGAAGGCGACATCACGACCCCCTTCGGCGGGTGGAAGGAGTCCGGCTTCGGCGGCGCGGAGAAGTCCACGAACGCCTTCGAACAGTGGACCCGGGTGAAGACCATCTGGATCCGGAGCCGCTGA
- a CDS encoding class I adenylate-forming enzyme family protein has translation MRQTVRAFQERAEKADFTAVIDDAGPHSARELLARAADLADTMTPDGTPGGTVLLQADNTWRTVAATLAVGMTGGVLALVNRHTTRAEFAAALEDIRPDVVIAEPAALQEWHGREGLPGAWQTEALDGWTVLAGRGPRDVSRWSGGALIGLTSGSTGRPKGVVQSESALRYACSSTADINGLRDGDAVAAVVPLSSTAAYCFGVCMALMLGGPLVLSGRWDREEALARMAAHDVRWTMCVPTMALQMGSAAAGSRVLEGVRSITVGGGPMDRGALARAERSLGTRILRVFGMSECLGHTSPRPEDPEELRLDRDGRPFPGTELRAVAPDGTVLGPGRTGRAEVRGPSLFLGYARDGKVEPPTLTPDGFFPTGDLLMTGDDGTVTIMGREKDVIIRGGRNLDITEIERAVAGHPSVARVCVAPVPDPLLGERAAVLVVPEDGGEALGLDEITAHLAGTGLSKAKWPEFAFAVSELPQTTVGKLDRSGARELARELHARLSAEPEPTPTQEPTSTQEPTPKPESEQGQPRQGDA, from the coding sequence ATGCGACAGACAGTACGAGCTTTTCAGGAGCGGGCCGAGAAGGCCGACTTCACGGCCGTCATCGACGACGCCGGACCGCACAGCGCGCGCGAACTCCTGGCGCGCGCGGCCGACCTGGCCGACACCATGACACCTGACGGAACACCCGGGGGCACGGTCCTCCTCCAGGCCGACAACACCTGGCGCACGGTGGCGGCGACCCTCGCCGTGGGGATGACCGGCGGTGTCCTGGCCCTGGTCAACCGGCATACGACCCGGGCGGAGTTCGCCGCCGCCCTGGAGGACATCCGCCCCGACGTCGTGATCGCCGAGCCGGCCGCCCTCCAGGAGTGGCACGGCCGGGAGGGTCTACCCGGCGCGTGGCAGACCGAGGCCCTGGACGGCTGGACGGTCCTCGCAGGCCGCGGCCCGCGCGACGTCTCCCGCTGGTCCGGGGGCGCCCTCATCGGCCTCACCTCCGGCTCGACCGGACGGCCCAAGGGCGTCGTCCAGTCCGAGAGCGCGCTGCGGTACGCGTGCTCCAGCACCGCCGACATCAACGGGCTGCGCGACGGTGACGCGGTGGCCGCCGTCGTCCCCCTCTCCTCCACCGCCGCGTACTGCTTCGGCGTATGCATGGCGCTCATGCTCGGCGGACCGCTCGTCCTGAGCGGACGATGGGACCGCGAGGAGGCACTGGCGCGGATGGCGGCCCACGACGTCCGGTGGACCATGTGCGTGCCGACCATGGCCCTCCAGATGGGCTCGGCGGCGGCAGGATCGCGTGTCCTCGAAGGGGTCCGCTCGATCACCGTCGGAGGCGGCCCCATGGACCGCGGCGCGCTCGCCCGTGCCGAACGCTCCCTCGGTACGAGGATCCTGCGGGTGTTCGGCATGTCCGAGTGCCTGGGACACACCTCGCCGCGACCCGAGGACCCAGAGGAGCTCCGCCTGGACCGCGACGGCCGGCCCTTCCCCGGCACCGAACTGCGTGCGGTCGCACCGGACGGAACGGTCCTGGGCCCCGGCCGGACGGGCCGGGCCGAGGTCCGCGGTCCCTCCCTCTTCCTCGGCTACGCCCGCGACGGCAAGGTCGAGCCGCCCACCCTCACCCCGGACGGCTTCTTCCCCACCGGGGACCTGCTCATGACCGGCGACGACGGCACGGTCACCATCATGGGCCGCGAGAAGGACGTCATCATCCGCGGCGGCCGCAACCTCGACATCACCGAGATCGAGCGCGCAGTCGCCGGGCACCCGTCGGTGGCCCGCGTCTGCGTGGCACCCGTACCGGACCCGCTGCTCGGCGAACGCGCCGCCGTCCTGGTCGTGCCCGAGGACGGCGGCGAGGCACTCGGCCTCGACGAGATCACCGCACACCTCGCCGGCACCGGCCTGTCCAAGGCCAAGTGGCCCGAATTCGCTTTCGCCGTGAGCGAGTTGCCGCAGACGACCGTCGGCAAGCTCGACCGGTCGGGAGCCCGAGAACTCGCACGCGAACTGCACGCACGGCTTTCCGCAGAGCCGGAACCGACGCCGACGCAGGAACCGACGTCGACGCAGGAACCGACGCCGAAGCCGGAGTCGGAGCAGGGACAGCCTCGTCAAGGAGATGCATGA
- a CDS encoding SDR family NAD(P)-dependent oxidoreductase, with the protein MLGSLDGKTALVTGAGQGIGRAIAVEFARQGASAVAVADRNEETAAETAGLVRAAGAKAEAIICDLRVRGDIEAMVTRSAERFDGLDVLVNNAGVIETTFTADPGRSVDTLAEEVWDAVYEVNLKSAWLATKYAAPFLRASRRGPAIVNTASVSGLTGFPNAPAYGVTKAGVIHLTKVTAVDLAPVRCNCFCPGVIDTPLAQDFFAAAEDRDAMERELTAPQLVDRLGRPEEVARLASFLASDDAAFITGSTYVIDGGALAWRGVKG; encoded by the coding sequence ATGCTGGGTTCTCTCGACGGCAAGACCGCCCTCGTCACCGGGGCGGGCCAGGGCATCGGACGGGCGATCGCCGTGGAGTTCGCCCGCCAGGGTGCCTCGGCGGTCGCCGTCGCCGACCGGAACGAGGAAACCGCCGCCGAGACGGCCGGGCTGGTGCGCGCGGCGGGGGCGAAGGCGGAGGCGATCATCTGCGATCTGCGGGTGCGCGGCGACATCGAGGCGATGGTGACGCGTTCGGCGGAGCGGTTCGACGGACTGGACGTGCTGGTCAACAACGCCGGTGTGATCGAGACCACGTTCACGGCCGACCCCGGCCGGAGCGTCGACACACTCGCCGAGGAGGTATGGGACGCGGTCTACGAGGTCAACCTCAAGTCCGCGTGGCTCGCCACCAAGTACGCGGCGCCGTTCCTGCGCGCTTCCCGGCGCGGCCCGGCCATCGTGAACACGGCGTCCGTCTCCGGTCTCACCGGCTTCCCCAACGCCCCCGCCTACGGCGTCACGAAGGCGGGTGTCATCCATCTGACCAAGGTCACCGCCGTCGATCTCGCCCCCGTGCGCTGCAACTGCTTCTGCCCCGGCGTCATCGACACACCGCTCGCGCAGGACTTCTTCGCGGCGGCCGAGGACCGTGACGCGATGGAACGGGAGCTGACCGCACCGCAGTTGGTGGACCGGCTCGGACGGCCGGAGGAGGTGGCCCGGCTCGCCAGCTTCCTGGCGTCCGACGACGCGGCGTTCATCACGGGCTCCACGTATGTGATCGACGGCGGCGCGCTGGCCTGGCGCGGCGTCAAGGGCTGA
- a CDS encoding SDR family NAD(P)-dependent oxidoreductase has product MSGFDFTDKVMLVTGGAGGIGSAMCRRFASGGARCVVVDIDAARAEKTADELPGTGHLGIGCDVLDRAQVERLFDLVADTYGRLDVLVNNVGMTSAERFDVRSVESIEREITLNLISPLIATRIAIPLLQASRDARVVTTVSLGGIFPLGETPIYTASKFGLRGAMLSIGLDLRSKGILAGSVLPSATDTRMLRQEAVDGGNSMQFQDRPQQPADVVAAVVSLLDRPRLEAYARPGESWLVRFAMLAPNLLPKVLPLFRRRGDRGMARYLEDLRSRGLACRVDDRWELVEEA; this is encoded by the coding sequence GTGAGCGGCTTCGACTTCACTGACAAGGTCATGCTCGTGACCGGCGGTGCGGGCGGCATAGGCAGCGCGATGTGCCGCCGTTTCGCCTCCGGCGGTGCCCGCTGCGTGGTCGTCGACATCGACGCGGCCCGCGCCGAGAAGACCGCCGACGAACTGCCCGGCACCGGGCACTTGGGCATCGGCTGCGACGTCCTCGACCGCGCCCAGGTGGAGCGTCTCTTCGACCTGGTCGCCGACACGTACGGCCGGCTCGACGTCCTCGTCAACAACGTGGGCATGACCAGCGCTGAACGCTTCGACGTCCGCAGCGTCGAGAGCATCGAACGGGAGATCACGCTCAACCTGATCTCCCCGCTGATCGCGACCAGGATCGCGATCCCCCTGCTCCAGGCCTCCCGGGACGCCCGGGTGGTCACCACCGTCTCCCTCGGCGGGATCTTCCCGCTGGGCGAGACCCCCATCTACACGGCCTCGAAGTTCGGACTGCGGGGCGCGATGCTCTCCATCGGGCTCGACCTGAGGAGCAAGGGCATCCTCGCCGGGTCGGTGCTCCCGTCGGCCACCGACACCCGGATGCTGCGCCAGGAGGCCGTGGACGGCGGCAACTCCATGCAGTTCCAGGACCGGCCGCAGCAGCCCGCCGACGTCGTGGCGGCCGTGGTCAGCCTGCTGGACAGGCCCCGCCTGGAGGCCTACGCCCGGCCAGGTGAGTCGTGGCTCGTCCGGTTCGCGATGCTCGCGCCGAACCTGCTGCCGAAGGTCCTCCCGCTCTTCCGCAGGAGAGGCGATCGCGGGATGGCCCGCTATCTGGAGGACCTGCGCAGCAGGGGGCTGGCGTGCCGGGTCGACGACCGATGGGAACTGGTGGAGGAGGCATGA
- a CDS encoding flavin-containing monooxygenase, translating into MEKTQYDTCVIGAGPAGLAVARALAERNLPYTHLERHTGPGGIWDIDNPGSPMYESAHFISSRTLSGFGGWPMPDHFADYPPHRQILSYLRSFADAYGLTDRIEFGVEVEGVEKNADGTWTVTRADGRQSVHGEVVVCTGAQWHPNLPELPGNFTGEVRHTVGFRSADELRGKRVLVVGAGNSGCDIACDAARSADHAVISMRRGYWFIPKHLFGRPVDTIAAGGPKLPMWLEQVIFGSLLRVINGDPRRLGLQKPDHRLFETHPAVNSMLMHHLQHGDITAKPGIARAEGSTVYFTDGTSDDFDLVLMATGYLHKVPVAQKYFGDEQHPDLYLSSFSREHRGLFGVGFIETNSGAYQLFDAQAQLIAGYVHDSRHGLPNAERFAQMIRNDRPDLTGGLKFVDSPRHTGYVDSATIVKHLGRIAARMGWRTEGQPPPVRSPRRAEVVS; encoded by the coding sequence ATGGAGAAGACCCAGTACGACACCTGTGTCATCGGGGCGGGACCTGCCGGGCTGGCGGTCGCGAGGGCCCTGGCCGAGAGGAACCTGCCGTACACGCACCTGGAGCGGCACACCGGGCCCGGCGGTATCTGGGACATCGACAATCCCGGCAGTCCGATGTACGAGTCGGCCCACTTCATCTCCAGCAGGACGCTCTCGGGATTCGGCGGCTGGCCGATGCCCGACCACTTCGCGGACTATCCGCCGCACCGGCAGATCCTGTCGTACCTGCGGTCGTTCGCCGACGCCTACGGTCTGACGGACCGGATCGAGTTCGGCGTCGAGGTCGAGGGCGTAGAGAAGAACGCGGACGGGACCTGGACCGTCACCCGGGCCGACGGACGGCAGAGCGTGCACGGCGAGGTCGTGGTGTGCACGGGCGCACAGTGGCACCCCAACCTCCCCGAGCTGCCGGGGAACTTCACCGGCGAGGTCCGCCACACGGTCGGCTTCCGCAGCGCGGACGAACTGCGCGGGAAGCGGGTGCTGGTCGTGGGCGCGGGGAACTCCGGCTGCGACATCGCCTGCGACGCGGCGCGCAGCGCGGACCACGCGGTGATCAGTATGCGGCGCGGGTACTGGTTCATCCCGAAGCACCTGTTCGGGCGGCCGGTGGACACCATCGCGGCCGGTGGGCCGAAGCTGCCGATGTGGCTGGAACAGGTGATCTTCGGCAGCCTCCTGCGGGTCATCAATGGAGATCCGAGGCGTCTGGGCCTGCAGAAGCCGGACCACAGGCTGTTCGAGACGCACCCCGCGGTCAACTCGATGCTGATGCACCACCTCCAGCACGGGGACATCACCGCAAAACCGGGGATCGCCCGCGCCGAGGGCAGCACCGTGTACTTCACCGACGGCACGAGCGACGACTTCGACCTCGTCCTGATGGCCACCGGCTATCTGCACAAGGTGCCGGTCGCGCAGAAGTACTTCGGCGACGAGCAGCACCCCGACCTGTACCTGTCGTCGTTCTCCCGCGAGCACCGGGGGCTGTTCGGCGTCGGCTTCATCGAGACCAACTCAGGCGCGTACCAACTCTTCGACGCCCAGGCGCAGTTGATCGCCGGGTACGTCCACGACTCGCGGCACGGGCTGCCGAACGCGGAGCGCTTCGCGCAGATGATCCGCAACGACCGACCGGATCTGACCGGGGGCCTGAAGTTCGTCGACTCGCCCCGTCACACCGGCTACGTCGACAGCGCGACCATCGTGAAGCACCTCGGCAGGATCGCGGCCCGGATGGGCTGGCGCACCGAGGGGCAGCCGCCTCCGGTGAGGTCCCCGCGGCGCGCGGAGGTGGTGTCGTGA